In Comamonas sp. lk, the following proteins share a genomic window:
- the hisF gene encoding imidazole glycerol phosphate synthase subunit HisF — MLAKRIIPCLDVTGGRVVKGVNFLELRDAGDPVEIAARYNAQGADELTFLDITATSDGRDLILPIIEAVASQVFIPLTVGGGVRTVEDVRRLLNAGADKTSFNSAAIANPDTINACSDKYGAQCIVVAIDAKRRTAEDEQRIGPGGTPMGPGWDVYSYGGRKNVGLDVVRWAAEMARRGAGEILLTSMDRDGTKSGFDLKLTRAVADAVAVPVIASGGVGNLDDLADGVTLGGADAVLAASIFHYGEYTVQQAKECMRARGIPVRL; from the coding sequence GGTCGTGTCGTCAAAGGCGTTAACTTTCTGGAGCTGCGCGATGCGGGCGACCCGGTGGAAATCGCCGCACGCTACAACGCCCAGGGGGCGGACGAGCTGACCTTTCTGGACATCACCGCCACCAGCGATGGCCGCGATCTCATCTTGCCCATCATCGAAGCCGTGGCCTCGCAGGTTTTCATTCCGCTGACCGTGGGCGGTGGCGTGCGCACGGTGGAAGATGTGCGCCGCCTGCTCAACGCCGGCGCCGATAAAACCAGTTTCAATTCCGCCGCGATTGCCAACCCCGACACCATCAACGCCTGCAGCGACAAATACGGCGCGCAATGCATTGTGGTGGCCATAGACGCCAAGCGCCGCACGGCTGAGGACGAGCAGCGCATCGGCCCAGGTGGCACGCCCATGGGTCCCGGCTGGGATGTGTATAGCTACGGTGGCCGCAAGAATGTGGGTTTGGATGTGGTGCGCTGGGCCGCCGAAATGGCGCGCCGCGGCGCCGGCGAAATCCTGCTGACCAGCATGGACCGCGACGGCACCAAGAGCGGTTTTGATCTGAAGCTCACCCGTGCCGTGGCCGATGCCGTGGCCGTGCCCGTGATCGCCTCGGGTGGTGTGGGCAATCTCGATGATCTGGCCGATGGCGTGACGCTGGGCGGCGCCGATGCGGTGCTGGCGGCCAGCATCTTTCACTACGGTGAATACACGGTGCAGCAGGCCAAGGAGTGCATGCGCGCGCGCGGCATTCCGGTGCGGCTTTGA
- the hisI gene encoding phosphoribosyl-AMP cyclohydrolase — MNWLDQVKWDDKGLVPVIAQEKASGDVLMFAWMNREALEKTAELGRAVYFSRSRGKLWFKGEESGHVQTVHELRIDCDNDVILLKVTQAGHEPGIACHTGRHSCFYSVLRDGQWTSVEPVLKDPDSIYK, encoded by the coding sequence ATGAATTGGCTCGATCAGGTCAAATGGGATGACAAGGGGCTGGTTCCCGTCATCGCGCAGGAAAAAGCCAGCGGCGATGTGCTGATGTTCGCCTGGATGAACCGCGAGGCGCTGGAAAAAACCGCCGAGCTGGGCCGCGCCGTGTATTTTTCGCGCTCGCGTGGCAAGCTGTGGTTCAAGGGCGAAGAGTCGGGCCATGTGCAGACCGTGCACGAGCTGCGCATCGACTGCGACAACGATGTCATTCTTCTGAAGGTCACGCAGGCCGGCCACGAGCCCGGCATTGCCTGCCACACCGGCCGCCACAGCTGCTTTTACAGCGTGCTGCGCGATGGCCAATGGACTTCTGTCGAGCCGGTCTTGAAAGATCCGGACTCCATCTATAAATAA
- a CDS encoding phosphoribosyl-ATP diphosphatase — protein MMQSDNNRPTSQDSLARLAAVIESRKPANGGDPEKSYVARLLHKGPDAFLKKVGEEATEVVMAAKDAEHGGDASKILYEVADLWFHSMIALSHFGLTPAQVIAELERREGLSGLEEKALRKAVDRAEQEKGSS, from the coding sequence ATCATGCAATCTGATAACAATCGCCCCACATCGCAAGACTCCCTGGCCCGTCTGGCCGCGGTGATCGAAAGCCGCAAGCCTGCCAACGGCGGCGACCCGGAAAAAAGCTATGTGGCCCGTCTGCTGCACAAAGGCCCCGATGCTTTCCTCAAGAAGGTGGGCGAAGAGGCGACCGAGGTCGTCATGGCGGCCAAGGATGCAGAGCATGGCGGCGATGCCAGCAAAATCCTGTATGAAGTTGCGGATTTGTGGTTTCACTCCATGATTGCACTGTCCCACTTCGGACTGACGCCCGCCCAGGTGATTGCCGAGCTGGAGCGCCGCGAAGGTCTCAGTGGCCTGGAGGAAAAAGCCCTGCGCAAGGCGGTGGATCGTGCCGAGCAGGAGAAAGGAAGCAGCTGA